A single region of the Lotus japonicus ecotype B-129 chromosome 4, LjGifu_v1.2 genome encodes:
- the LOC130712017 gene encoding bifunctional dTDP-4-dehydrorhamnose 3,5-epimerase/dTDP-4-dehydrorhamnose reductase-like — protein sequence MGFPANGGASGEKPLKFLIYGRTGWIGGLLGSLCRAQGIDFEYGSGRLENRASLETDIAEVKPTHVFNAAGVTGRPNVDWCETNKVETIRANVVGTLTLADVCRERGIIVVNFATGCIFEYDSGHPLGSGIGFKEEDSPNFIGSFYSKTKAMVEDLLRNYDNVCTLRVRMPISSDLSNPRNFITKISRYEKVVDIPNSMTILDELLPISIEMAKRNLTGIWNFTNPGVVSHNEILAMYKEYIDSNFTWKNFTLEEQAKVIVAPRSNNELDAGKLSKEFPELLPIKESLIKYVFKPNQKVKA from the exons ATGGGGTTCCCAGCCAACGGTGGTGCTTCCGGCGAGAAGCCTCTCAAGTTCCTCATCTACGGCCGCACCGGATGGATTGGCGGCCTGCTGGGAAGCCTATGCCGAGCCCAGGGGATCGATTTCGAATACGGCTCCGGCCGCCTCGAGAACCGCGCCTCCCTGGAAACTGACATCGCGGAGGTGAAGCCAACTCACGTGTTCAACGCCGCCGGTGTCACTGGTCGCCCCAACGTGGACTGGTGTGAGACTAACAAGGTCGAGACCATCCGCGCCAACGTGGTTGGCACGCTCACGCTTGCTGATGTGTGCCGTGAGCGCGGAATCATCGTCGTCAACTTCGCCACCGGCTGCATCTTCGAGTACGATTCCGGTCATCCCCTCGGATCTGGTATCGGATTCAAGGAAGAGGATTCTCCTAATTTCATCGGTTCGTTCTACTCCAAAACCAAAGCCATG GTTGAAGATCTACTGAGGAATTATGATAATGTGTGTACCTTGCGAGTGAGGATGCCGATCTCATCAGATTTATCAAACCCGCGCAATTTCATCACGAAGATCTCTCGCTACGAGAAGGTGGTGGACATTCCAAATTCAATGACAATCCTGGACGAGCTTCTTCCCATCTCGATTGAGATGGCGAAGAGGAATCTCACTGGGATCTGGAACTTCACAAACCCTGGAGTGGTGAGCCACAATGAGATCTTAGCAATGTACAAGGAGTATATTGACTCAAACTTCACCTGGAAGAATTTCACCCTTGAGGAACAGGCCAAGGTCATTGTTGCTCCCCGGAGCAACAATGAGCTTGATGCAGGGAAATTGAGCAAGGAGTTTCCAGAATTGTTGCCCATTAAGGAGTCACTCATTAAGTATGTCTTCAAGCCAAACCAGAAGGTTAAGGCTTAA
- the LOC130712914 gene encoding protein FAR1-RELATED SEQUENCE 5-like: MADVNEYFSIDLSNYGGMSEDDDSVAVADDGNNENSNPDRCKLIPDLTADEIRELVFCSEKDAVEFYQHYAHFKGFGARKDDVRRDRKGNIISRQLVCNTEGERHEKHVNKVSRVKEAKPITRVACPAKFRVRFHADSSKWKVVLFEPEHNHGLTPASHVHLMPSFRGLTDGDKAQVDSLKLYGVRSCNIMGILMGQKGGHESVGFLKKDLYNHVDKKKRISLGVGDAASALSYLQRKGEKDPMFFFKFTRSGEENLENLFWCDGTSRLDYQAFGDVIVFDSTYKKNKYNKSVLIFSGYNHHKETTIFACALVCDETIETYKLVLKALDEAMFGKQPKAVVTDGDKSMREAVKVVFPNATHRLCGWHIQQNCLEKIKIPDS; the protein is encoded by the coding sequence ATGGCAGATGTGAATGAATATTTCTCTATTGACCTTTCTAATTATGGAGGTATGAGTGAGGATGATGATTCTGTGGCTGTGGCTGATGATGGCAATAATGAGAATTCTAATCCAGATCGTTGCAAATTAATTCCTGACTTGACAGCTGATGAGATAAGGGAGCTGGTGTTTTGTTCTGAGAAGGATGCTGTTGAATTTTACCAACACTATGCCCATTTCAAAGGTTTTGGTGCAAGGAAAGATGATGTCCGTCGTGATCGAAAGGGTAATATTATTAGTCGTCAACTGGTGTGTAATACGGAAGGTGAGAGACATGAGAAGCATGTGAATAAGGTTAGCCGAGTCAAAGAAGCAAAGCCTATTACCAGAGTGGCTTGCCCAGCAAAGTTCCGTGTCCGTTTTCATGCAGACTCAAGCAAGTGGAAGGTTGTGCTATTTGAACCAGAACACAATCATGGGTTGACACCTGCATCCCACGTTCATTTAATGCCCTCATTCAGGGGATTGACTGATGGTGACAAGGCTCAAGTAGACAGTCTAAAGCTGTATGGGGTGAGAAGTTGCAACATAATGGGGATTTTGATGGGTCAGAAAGGTGGGCATGAATCGGTGGGTTttctgaaaaaggacttatatAATCATGTTGATAAGAAGAAAAGGATAAGTTTAGGTGTTGGAGATGCAGCCAGTGCATTGAGTTATTTGCAGCGTAAGGGGGAGAAGGATCCcatgttttttttcaaattcacaAGATCAGGTGAAGAAAatcttgaaaacttattttggTGCGATGGAACAAGTCGCCTTGATTACCAAGCGTTTGGAGATGTCATTGTTTTTGACAGCACCTACAAGAAGAACAAGTACAACAAATCGGTTCTTATCTTTTCTGGCTACAATCATCACAAGGAGACTACAATTTTTGCATGTGCCTTGGTTTGTGATGAGACCATTGAGACTTACAAATTGGTCCTGAAAGCCTTGGATGAAGCTATGTTTGGAAAGCAACCCAAAGCTGTTGTGACTGATGGAGACAAATCTATGCGTGAAGCAGTAAAGGTTGTGTTTCCTAATGCTACTCATAGGCTTTGTGGATGGCATATTCAGCAAAACTGTCTTGAGAAAATTAAGATTCCAGATTCTTGA